One Rhodoferax ferrireducens T118 DNA segment encodes these proteins:
- the bktB gene encoding beta-ketothiolase BktB, with product MSREVVIVSGVRSAIGTYGGSLKDIAPTELAAQVVREALKRANTDGQDVGHVVFGHVVNTEPKDMYLSRVAAINGGCAQGTPAFNVNRLCGSGLQAIVSASQSILLGDCDIAIGGGAECMSRAPYASLNMRWGARMGDTKMVDMVVGALNDPFDTVHMGVTAENIAAKWGITRADQDALAVESHNRAQRAIETGYFKSQILPVVLKSRKGDVVFDTDEHYRPNCTLADLAKLKPAFLKENGTVTAGNASGINDAAAAVLLMEAATAKARGLKPLARLVAYAHAGVDPKYMGIGPVPASQMALKKAGLTVNDLDVIEANEAFAAQACAVSRDLGLDPAKVNPNGSGISLGHPIGATGALITVKALYELERIGGRYALVTMCIGGGQGIAAVFERVS from the coding sequence ATGTCACGTGAAGTCGTAATCGTCAGCGGTGTGCGCAGCGCTATTGGTACCTATGGCGGCAGCCTGAAAGACATCGCCCCAACCGAACTGGCAGCGCAAGTGGTACGTGAGGCGCTCAAACGTGCGAACACAGACGGCCAGGATGTCGGCCATGTGGTTTTTGGCCATGTCGTCAACACAGAACCCAAAGACATGTATCTCTCGCGCGTAGCAGCCATCAACGGCGGTTGCGCGCAGGGCACACCGGCATTCAACGTCAACCGCCTGTGCGGCTCGGGTCTGCAGGCCATCGTTTCTGCCAGCCAGAGCATTTTGCTGGGTGACTGTGACATTGCGATTGGTGGCGGAGCCGAATGCATGAGCCGTGCGCCCTATGCCAGCCTGAATATGCGCTGGGGTGCGCGTATGGGCGACACCAAGATGGTTGACATGGTGGTCGGTGCGCTGAACGACCCGTTTGACACCGTCCACATGGGGGTCACCGCCGAAAACATTGCGGCCAAATGGGGCATTACGCGCGCTGATCAGGACGCATTGGCGGTAGAGAGCCACAACCGGGCGCAACGGGCGATTGAAACCGGCTACTTCAAGAGCCAAATCCTGCCCGTCGTGCTCAAAAGCAGAAAGGGCGACGTGGTTTTCGACACCGACGAACACTATCGCCCCAACTGCACGCTGGCCGACCTGGCCAAACTCAAGCCCGCCTTCCTCAAAGAGAACGGCACTGTCACGGCCGGCAACGCCTCCGGCATCAACGACGCCGCCGCCGCGGTGTTGCTGATGGAAGCGGCCACCGCCAAAGCGCGTGGCTTGAAACCACTGGCCCGACTGGTGGCTTACGCACATGCTGGCGTGGACCCCAAATACATGGGCATCGGCCCGGTACCTGCCAGTCAGATGGCCCTGAAAAAGGCGGGTTTGACCGTGAACGATCTGGACGTAATTGAGGCCAATGAGGCTTTTGCTGCGCAGGCCTGCGCCGTCAGTCGCGATTTGGGTCTGGACCCGGCCAAGGTCAACCCCAATGGTTCCGGTATTTCGCTGGGCCATCCGATTGGCGCGACCGGTGCCCTGATCACTGTCAAGGCCCTGTACGAACTGGAGCGCATCGGCGGCCGCTACGCACTGGTCACCATGTGCATTGGTGGTGGCCAGGGCATTGCAGCTGTTTTCGAGCGCGTCTCCTGA
- a CDS encoding response regulator transcription factor yields MQQLKTYIVEDNPVIRESLIVTLEELAPVKVVGTAVDEFTAVQWMSQPGNQADLVIVDIFLKAGSGLGVLRAASGLTPRQRLVVLSNYATADIRRKCLELGADRVFDKSNEIDALIEYCAQLPVDPGDGSSQPGPGTSA; encoded by the coding sequence ATGCAACAGCTAAAGACTTACATCGTCGAAGACAACCCGGTCATCCGCGAGAGCCTGATCGTCACTCTGGAAGAGCTGGCACCTGTCAAGGTGGTGGGCACTGCCGTCGATGAATTCACGGCGGTGCAGTGGATGTCGCAGCCAGGCAATCAGGCCGACCTGGTGATTGTTGATATTTTTCTGAAGGCCGGTTCCGGCCTGGGTGTGCTCAGGGCAGCGAGTGGGTTAACGCCGCGGCAGAGATTGGTGGTACTGAGCAACTATGCCACGGCGGATATTCGGCGCAAATGCCTTGAACTCGGTGCCGACCGGGTTTTTGACAAGTCCAACGAGATCGATGCGCTTATCGAGTACTGCGCTCAGCTGCCAGTGGATCCAGGTGACGGCAGCAGCCAACCGGGTCCCGGAACGTCGGCCTGA
- the sufU gene encoding Fe-S cluster assembly sulfur transfer protein SufU, translated as MSADPKALYQEVILDHNRKPRNYGELDHPSHHAEGVNPLCGDHIHVALDLKGDSVERIAFHGESCAICKASASMMTVAVKGKSAIEAKTLIHEFVDMATGRIAAKDSPHIGRLAVFSGISELPMRVKCAILPWHTLQAAFNAEPSASTEAEADPMHTPLGDA; from the coding sequence ATGAGTGCCGATCCCAAGGCCCTGTACCAGGAAGTGATCCTGGACCACAACCGCAAGCCGCGCAACTACGGCGAGCTCGATCACCCCAGCCACCATGCCGAAGGGGTTAATCCCCTCTGCGGCGACCACATTCACGTCGCGCTGGATCTCAAAGGTGACAGCGTCGAGCGCATCGCCTTTCACGGCGAATCGTGCGCCATCTGCAAGGCGTCGGCGTCGATGATGACGGTGGCGGTCAAGGGCAAGAGCGCGATCGAGGCCAAAACGCTGATTCACGAGTTTGTCGATATGGCGACCGGCCGCATCGCCGCCAAGGACAGCCCGCATATCGGCCGCTTGGCGGTCTTTTCCGGCATCAGTGAGCTGCCGATGCGCGTGAAGTGCGCCATTTTGCCGTGGCACACGCTGCAGGCGGCGTTCAACGCCGAGCCCAGCGCGTCGACCGAGGCTGAGGCCGACCCGATGCACACGCCCTTGGGCGACGCGTGA
- a CDS encoding NifU family protein, which translates to MPKIAEIEDTPNPNARKFVLREPLTWGIAHSYENAEQAQGDALASALFAIDHVTNVFYIDRWLTVTQDGQANWDALVREIAVPLRAAPAASEQSAAAVFEARAHVADLSAQDRQRLDDIELILDQEIRPYLQSDGGDLHILGLAGNQLIVHYQGACGTCPSAISGTLQGIESRLRTLEPDIEVIAA; encoded by the coding sequence ATGCCAAAAATCGCTGAAATTGAAGACACACCGAACCCGAATGCGAGGAAGTTTGTCTTGCGCGAGCCGCTCACCTGGGGTATCGCCCATTCGTATGAAAATGCCGAGCAGGCCCAGGGCGATGCACTGGCCAGCGCGCTGTTCGCCATTGATCATGTAACCAACGTTTTCTATATTGACCGCTGGCTTACCGTGACGCAGGATGGCCAGGCCAACTGGGACGCGTTGGTGCGCGAAATTGCGGTTCCCTTGCGGGCCGCGCCAGCAGCCAGTGAGCAGTCGGCTGCAGCCGTTTTTGAAGCGCGGGCCCACGTGGCGGATCTGAGCGCGCAAGACCGACAGCGTTTGGACGACATTGAGTTGATACTGGACCAGGAGATCCGGCCTTACCTGCAAAGTGACGGTGGTGACCTGCACATTCTTGGCCTCGCTGGCAACCAGCTCATCGTGCACTACCAGGGCGCGTGCGGCACCTGCCCGAGCGCGATCTCAGGGACCCTGCAAGGCATTGAGAGCCGGCTGCGCACCTTGGAACCCGACATCGAAGTGATCGCCGCCTAG
- the sufD gene encoding Fe-S cluster assembly protein SufD, translating into MSTGTALVTERGVLDGLLASLTQTAGSLVSTQPKWLTTLRAQALERVGALTLPSTHDEAWRFTPLATFARQSFHPLRTPTALLPGDIKHLHIEEVTTRLVFVDGVHAPQLSSLKPDAGLAVGTLASMLARQASSIEPHLGQHLAFHDALFAALNTAFLQDAAVLVVPRETTLAAPVHVLYISTQPDVASHPRLLLVAGAGSKATLIEDYVALHPGTYFTNAVAEVALGANAQVSHVRIQRESQQAFHMASCAVSLGAASRYHSASITLGGQISRLDLKVLQSADAAECALDGLALIGGQQLADTHTFIDHAKPHGVSRQLHKCIVGGAAHAVFNGQVMVRPGAQKTDSAQSSRNLLLSGKAQVDTQPQLEIFADDVKCTHGATVGQLDSDEVFYLQSRGLSEAVARNLLTYAFGAEVINRIPVASLRRQLEQTVLEQTTGQP; encoded by the coding sequence ATGAGCACCGGGACTGCGCTTGTCACTGAGCGAGGGGTTCTGGACGGCCTGCTTGCCAGCCTGACTCAAACGGCGGGCAGCTTGGTATCAACGCAGCCAAAATGGCTCACAACGTTGCGCGCCCAGGCACTGGAGCGCGTGGGCGCACTGACGCTGCCCAGCACGCACGACGAGGCCTGGCGCTTCACCCCTCTGGCCACCTTTGCCCGGCAGTCGTTTCATCCACTGCGTACACCGACAGCCTTGCTGCCGGGCGATATAAAGCATCTGCACATCGAAGAGGTGACGACGCGGCTGGTGTTTGTGGATGGTGTCCATGCACCGCAACTTTCCAGTCTCAAGCCCGATGCCGGTCTGGCTGTCGGTACCCTTGCATCCATGTTGGCCAGGCAGGCGTCCAGCATTGAGCCGCATCTGGGTCAGCACCTTGCGTTTCATGATGCATTGTTTGCGGCGTTGAACACCGCTTTTTTGCAGGATGCGGCCGTGCTCGTCGTGCCGCGTGAGACCACGCTGGCCGCGCCCGTGCATGTACTCTATATTTCGACGCAGCCTGATGTGGCCAGCCACCCGCGCCTTCTGCTGGTGGCCGGCGCGGGCAGCAAAGCGACCTTGATCGAAGACTACGTGGCCTTGCACCCAGGCACGTATTTCACCAACGCGGTGGCCGAGGTGGCCTTGGGCGCGAACGCGCAGGTTTCGCATGTTCGCATCCAGCGCGAAAGCCAACAAGCCTTTCACATGGCCAGTTGCGCGGTGTCGCTCGGCGCTGCAAGCCGTTACCACTCGGCCAGCATCACCCTGGGCGGGCAGATTTCCCGACTCGACCTCAAGGTGCTACAGAGCGCCGATGCGGCGGAGTGCGCACTGGACGGATTGGCGCTGATCGGCGGCCAGCAGCTGGCCGATACGCACACTTTCATCGACCACGCCAAGCCGCACGGCGTCAGTCGCCAGTTGCACAAATGCATTGTGGGCGGCGCCGCGCATGCGGTGTTTAACGGCCAGGTGATGGTTCGCCCCGGCGCTCAAAAGACAGATTCGGCGCAATCGAGCCGCAACCTGCTGCTCTCAGGCAAGGCGCAGGTTGATACCCAGCCGCAACTCGAAATCTTTGCCGACGACGTGAAGTGCACGCATGGCGCCACCGTTGGCCAGCTCGACAGCGATGAAGTTTTTTATCTGCAAAGCAGAGGTCTTTCGGAGGCGGTGGCGCGCAATCTGCTGACCTACGCCTTTGGCGCTGAAGTCATCAACCGCATTCCCGTCGCGTCACTGCGGCGGCAGCTTGAGCAGACGGTGCTTGAACAGACCACAGGCCAGCCATGA
- a CDS encoding DUF3079 domain-containing protein — MNKKFPIHPAKPERVCWGCDQYCSIDSMACSNERSPHPVELFGEDWLAWGDNHQHDQKPADPPIKPGNEFQNQANK; from the coding sequence ATGAACAAAAAATTTCCCATACATCCCGCCAAACCGGAACGTGTTTGCTGGGGTTGCGATCAATACTGCTCAATCGATTCGATGGCATGCTCGAACGAGCGTTCACCGCACCCGGTGGAACTTTTTGGTGAGGACTGGCTGGCTTGGGGTGATAACCACCAGCACGATCAAAAGCCGGCGGATCCGCCCATCAAGCCAGGCAACGAATTTCAAAATCAGGCCAACAAGTGA
- a CDS encoding response regulator: MQTVSPQPIRILVVDDHTLFRRGLTALLARDPQLCVIGDAADAGQALRKAQEMQPDLILLDNHLPGVNGVDALPALREAAPNTVILMLTVSEDENDLAAALRGGAAGYLLKTIEGDALTAAIVRAMQGDSVVAPEMMNKLVAAYRGTSKEVPGIGTAQPPAVSAGPAMASLSPRERDILRGIARGASNKEIGREHGIAETTVKIHVQHILRKLDVSSRVHAAVIATEQGLL, translated from the coding sequence ATGCAAACAGTCTCTCCCCAACCGATTCGCATTTTGGTCGTTGACGATCACACCCTGTTTCGCCGGGGCCTGACAGCGCTTCTGGCGCGCGATCCCCAGTTATGTGTCATTGGGGATGCGGCGGATGCCGGTCAGGCGTTGCGCAAGGCACAGGAAATGCAACCAGACCTGATCCTGCTGGACAACCACTTGCCCGGCGTCAACGGCGTGGACGCCCTGCCCGCCCTGCGTGAAGCCGCACCCAACACCGTGATCCTGATGCTGACTGTCAGCGAAGATGAAAACGACCTGGCGGCGGCCCTGCGCGGCGGCGCCGCCGGGTATCTCCTTAAAACCATCGAAGGCGATGCCCTGACTGCCGCCATCGTGCGTGCCATGCAGGGCGACAGCGTGGTGGCGCCCGAGATGATGAACAAGCTGGTCGCCGCCTATCGGGGGACAAGTAAAGAAGTCCCCGGGATCGGCACAGCGCAGCCCCCGGCCGTCAGTGCCGGCCCTGCCATGGCCAGCCTTTCACCGCGCGAACGCGACATATTGCGTGGCATTGCGCGCGGCGCCAGCAACAAGGAAATTGGCCGCGAGCACGGTATTGCAGAAACCACTGTCAAGATTCACGTGCAGCACATTTTGCGCAAACTCGACGTCAGTTCGCGTGTGCACGCTGCTGTCATTGCCACCGAGCAAGGCCTGCTCTGA
- the serA gene encoding phosphoglycerate dehydrogenase, with amino-acid sequence MIQKSIDSSAAKSELQAVLFEGIHPSAVEALEQAGYTRIVTHAKSLSGDELLAAIADAHFVGVRSRTQLTAEVLQHARQLVAVGCFCIGTNQVDLKEAMRLGVPVFNAPFSNTRSVAELVLAQIIMLMRGIPEKNAVLHRGGWVKSAADSFEVRGKTLGIIGYGHIGTQIGVLAEQLGMRVIFTDIEAKLPLGNAQPMSSLEALLSAADVVTLHVPETPQTALMIGAAQLAAMKPGSHLINASRGSVVDIEALTVALESRHLHGAAIDVFPIEPQGNDSVFVSPLTRFDNVILTPHIGGSTLEAQINIGTEVAAKLIRYSSNGSTTSAVNFPEVALPAHTGRSRLLHIHHNVPGVMAHVNERLSEAGINIAAQYLSTNEEVGYVVIDVDSAASQVALDELCAVPETIRCRILY; translated from the coding sequence ATGATCCAGAAATCCATCGACTCATCCGCCGCCAAAAGCGAACTTCAAGCCGTGTTGTTCGAGGGTATTCACCCGTCTGCAGTCGAGGCGTTGGAGCAAGCTGGCTACACGCGCATCGTGACGCATGCCAAGTCACTGTCCGGCGACGAACTGCTGGCCGCCATTGCCGATGCGCATTTTGTCGGGGTGCGCTCACGCACCCAACTCACCGCCGAAGTTCTGCAGCACGCGCGCCAACTGGTTGCCGTCGGCTGCTTTTGCATTGGCACCAACCAGGTTGACCTGAAGGAAGCCATGCGCTTGGGCGTTCCCGTCTTCAATGCCCCGTTTTCCAACACCCGCAGTGTGGCCGAGCTGGTGCTGGCGCAGATCATCATGCTGATGCGCGGCATTCCGGAAAAGAACGCGGTTCTGCACCGCGGTGGCTGGGTCAAGAGCGCGGCCGATTCTTTTGAAGTGCGCGGCAAGACGTTGGGCATCATCGGCTATGGCCACATCGGCACACAAATTGGCGTGCTGGCCGAGCAGCTCGGCATGCGCGTGATATTTACCGACATTGAGGCCAAGCTGCCGCTGGGCAACGCGCAGCCCATGAGCAGCCTCGAAGCCCTGCTGAGCGCGGCCGATGTCGTCACCCTGCATGTGCCTGAAACGCCGCAGACGGCCCTCATGATCGGCGCGGCGCAACTGGCTGCCATGAAGCCGGGCAGTCACCTGATCAATGCGTCGCGCGGCAGCGTGGTCGATATTGAGGCGCTTACCGTGGCGCTGGAGAGCCGGCATCTGCACGGCGCCGCCATTGATGTTTTTCCGATCGAACCGCAAGGCAACGATTCAGTCTTTGTCTCGCCATTGACGCGCTTTGACAACGTGATCCTGACGCCGCACATTGGCGGCTCCACGCTGGAGGCGCAGATCAACATCGGCACGGAAGTCGCTGCCAAGCTGATTCGCTACAGCAGCAACGGTTCCACCACGTCGGCCGTCAACTTTCCCGAAGTGGCATTGCCCGCCCATACCGGGCGCAGCCGCTTGCTGCACATTCACCACAACGTGCCTGGGGTCATGGCGCATGTCAACGAGCGCTTATCAGAGGCAGGCATCAACATCGCGGCGCAGTACCTGAGCACCAACGAGGAAGTCGGTTATGTGGTGATCGACGTGGACAGCGCGGCGAGCCAGGTGGCACTCGATGAACTCTGCGCGGTGCCGGAAACGATCCGTTGTCGCATTTTGTATTGA
- a CDS encoding cysteine desulfurase, giving the protein MNNTSAVTMPPAFNVARVRADFPILGLTVAGKPLVYLDNAASSQMPQPVIDRLVRYQSTEHANIHRAVHYLSETATAAYEAARTRLQRFINAREAREVIFTSGTTEGINLVAHGWGRQNIRAGDEIILTVLEHHSNIVPWQMLALEKGAILRVVPINDAGELLVDEYEALFNERTRLVSVGHVSNALGSINPVKQMIAFAHARGVPVLVDGAQAAPHLAVDVQDLDCDFYAFSGHKMCGPTGIGVLYGRAALLEAMQPFKGGGDMIHTVTFEKTTYAPIPNKFEAGTPPIAAAIGLGAAVDYLSSIGMPAIAAHEHELLRYATEHLSALPGVRLMGTAKDKAAVLSFAVQGIHPHDMGTLLNQEGVAVRTGHHCAQPLMVRLGVVATSRASFAFYNTLADVDALVAGIRSVQKVFA; this is encoded by the coding sequence ATGAACAACACATCCGCTGTCACCATGCCACCCGCCTTTAATGTGGCCCGCGTTCGCGCTGATTTTCCTATTCTTGGCCTCACGGTGGCGGGCAAGCCGCTGGTCTATCTCGATAACGCCGCATCGAGCCAGATGCCGCAGCCGGTGATTGACCGCCTGGTGCGCTATCAGAGCACGGAACACGCCAACATCCACCGTGCGGTGCATTACCTGTCGGAGACCGCCACCGCTGCCTACGAGGCGGCGCGCACCCGGCTGCAGCGGTTCATCAACGCGCGTGAAGCGCGCGAGGTGATCTTTACCAGCGGCACCACCGAGGGCATCAACCTGGTGGCGCATGGCTGGGGCCGCCAGAACATCAGGGCCGGTGATGAGATCATTTTGACCGTGCTGGAACACCACTCGAACATCGTGCCATGGCAAATGCTCGCGCTGGAGAAAGGCGCCATCCTTCGCGTGGTGCCGATCAACGACGCCGGTGAGTTGCTGGTTGACGAGTACGAGGCGCTTTTCAACGAGCGCACCCGTTTGGTGAGCGTCGGCCACGTGTCGAACGCGCTGGGCAGCATCAACCCGGTCAAGCAGATGATCGCTTTTGCGCACGCACGTGGTGTGCCCGTGCTGGTTGATGGCGCGCAGGCCGCGCCGCACCTGGCGGTGGACGTGCAGGATCTGGACTGTGATTTTTATGCTTTCTCGGGCCACAAGATGTGCGGCCCGACTGGTATCGGCGTTCTGTATGGTCGCGCCGCCCTGTTAGAGGCGATGCAGCCGTTCAAGGGTGGCGGCGACATGATCCATACCGTCACCTTTGAAAAAACTACTTACGCCCCCATTCCAAACAAGTTCGAGGCCGGCACGCCACCGATTGCTGCTGCCATCGGCCTGGGTGCTGCAGTGGATTACCTGTCAAGCATCGGCATGCCGGCCATCGCCGCGCACGAGCATGAATTATTGCGCTATGCGACTGAACACTTAAGTGCGCTGCCGGGTGTGCGTCTGATGGGCACCGCGAAAGACAAGGCCGCGGTGTTGTCCTTTGCCGTGCAGGGCATTCACCCGCACGACATGGGCACTTTGCTCAACCAGGAAGGTGTGGCAGTGCGGACCGGCCACCACTGCGCGCAGCCCTTGATGGTGCGCCTGGGCGTGGTGGCCACCTCGCGCGCTTCGTTTGCGTTTTACAACACGCTGGCCGATGTGGACGCGCTGGTCGCTGGCATTCGCAGTGTTCAAAAGGTGTTCGCATGA
- a CDS encoding RrF2 family transcriptional regulator: MRLTTMSDYAMRLLMYVGQHPERLCTISEVARAYEISEAHLTKITHQLALAGWLETVRGKGGGMRLAAAPQDIGLGAVVRSMEPDFTIVECLTSDTTCQLTSSCHLTGIINGALQSFMQYLDRYTLADLLAPGTEGNTKVQPLTFHKRPSAAIA, from the coding sequence ATGCGCCTGACTACGATGAGCGACTACGCGATGCGCCTGCTGATGTATGTCGGCCAGCATCCCGAGCGCCTGTGCACCATCTCGGAGGTGGCGCGCGCTTATGAGATTTCTGAGGCGCACCTGACCAAAATAACGCATCAATTGGCCCTGGCGGGCTGGCTGGAAACCGTGCGCGGCAAGGGCGGCGGCATGCGGCTCGCGGCGGCGCCGCAAGACATTGGATTAGGTGCCGTGGTACGCAGCATGGAGCCAGATTTCACCATTGTTGAATGCCTCACCAGCGACACCACGTGCCAGTTGACCAGCAGCTGCCACTTGACCGGCATCATCAATGGCGCACTGCAAAGCTTCATGCAGTACCTCGACCGCTACACGCTGGCTGACCTGCTGGCGCCAGGCACCGAAGGCAATACGAAGGTTCAGCCCCTGACCTTTCACAAGCGACCAAGCGCAGCGATCGCGTGA
- a CDS encoding type IV pili methyl-accepting chemotaxis transducer N-terminal domain-containing protein, translated as MAHVRHWSLGAKLMLVGAPFLLLVFISTVATLWVSWQLDGGAAAVNEAGRMRMQSYRMSLAIGTGETRELTALATEFDRSLATLRHGDPDRPLFVSWDDTSTARFAVIEQDWSQYQARWIAGQPRVLTDLRAQTVTFASHIDAFVSSIEAHIAKWTAMLHLLQISMLTLVILGAAVLLYTGYLFVLEPVSQLKQAIENIQSGNFDARVERVTSDEFGTLADGFNDMAAHLQSMYQNLESKVAEKTAQLQEKTARLESLYEVTALVSNATSLEALAQGFAKTLARIARADGVALRWSNQANQRHLILAAHGLPVSMVDAEQCIYTGDCHCGAAKAEPGLNVIPIRNIAGSSLQHCAKAGFETLVTLPVRLHERLMGEVDLFFHARVNPTLPERSLLEALSSHLASGMENLRLNALEMEAAVSQERHLLARELHDSIAQSLAFLKIQVQLMRDAIKSSDPVEIAKVLEEIDIGVRESYGDVRELLLHFRTRTNAEDIEPALATTLRKFEHQSGIKATLAMQGQGMPLLPDLQIQVLHIIQEALSNVRKHAHASQVWLDVQQLPAWRFEVRDNGIGFDLGDDPLDETHVGLRIMSERSQRIGAELDVISTPSHGSSVILTLPLPAHPMAKVKPVASIQA; from the coding sequence ATGGCACACGTAAGACATTGGAGTCTGGGCGCCAAGTTGATGCTGGTGGGGGCGCCCTTTCTGCTGCTGGTTTTTATTTCTACCGTGGCAACGCTGTGGGTTTCCTGGCAGCTTGATGGTGGCGCCGCTGCGGTCAATGAAGCCGGCCGCATGCGAATGCAGTCTTACCGCATGTCTCTGGCTATTGGCACCGGCGAAACCAGAGAGCTGACCGCGCTAGCTACAGAATTTGACCGCAGTCTGGCCACCTTGCGCCATGGTGACCCCGATCGACCTTTGTTTGTGTCATGGGACGACACCTCGACAGCGCGGTTTGCCGTTATCGAGCAAGACTGGTCCCAATATCAAGCCCGTTGGATTGCAGGCCAACCACGCGTCTTGACTGACTTGCGGGCGCAGACCGTGACCTTTGCCTCCCACATTGATGCCTTCGTGAGCAGCATCGAGGCGCACATTGCCAAATGGACTGCCATGCTGCATTTGCTGCAGATCAGCATGCTGACACTGGTGATCTTGGGAGCGGCGGTGCTGCTTTACACCGGTTATCTTTTCGTGCTGGAGCCAGTGAGCCAACTCAAACAGGCGATTGAAAACATCCAGTCAGGTAATTTTGACGCCCGGGTTGAGCGCGTCACCAGTGACGAGTTTGGCACCTTGGCCGATGGTTTCAATGACATGGCAGCACATCTGCAGTCCATGTACCAAAACCTGGAAAGCAAAGTCGCTGAAAAGACCGCCCAGTTGCAAGAAAAGACTGCACGACTGGAGAGTCTCTATGAAGTCACCGCTCTGGTGAGCAACGCTACTTCACTGGAGGCGCTTGCGCAAGGATTTGCCAAAACTCTGGCACGGATTGCCCGCGCCGACGGGGTTGCCCTGCGCTGGTCAAATCAGGCCAACCAGCGCCACCTGATTCTGGCTGCCCACGGCCTGCCGGTCTCCATGGTGGATGCCGAGCAATGCATCTACACCGGCGACTGCCATTGTGGTGCCGCCAAAGCTGAACCCGGGCTGAACGTGATTCCAATCCGCAATATCGCCGGATCATCGCTGCAACATTGCGCCAAAGCTGGCTTTGAGACCTTGGTCACACTTCCCGTGCGACTGCATGAACGTTTGATGGGAGAGGTCGATTTGTTCTTCCACGCACGCGTCAATCCGACTTTGCCGGAGCGTTCCCTGCTGGAAGCACTGAGCAGCCATCTGGCCAGCGGTATGGAAAACCTGCGTCTCAATGCCCTTGAAATGGAAGCGGCTGTATCGCAGGAACGCCACCTGCTGGCCCGGGAACTGCATGACTCGATTGCCCAGTCACTGGCTTTTCTGAAGATCCAGGTGCAACTGATGCGCGATGCCATCAAGTCCAGCGACCCGGTAGAAATTGCAAAAGTACTGGAAGAAATTGATATTGGCGTGCGTGAAAGTTATGGTGACGTACGTGAGTTGCTGCTGCATTTCAGAACCCGAACCAATGCCGAGGATATTGAGCCGGCACTGGCCACCACCCTGCGCAAGTTTGAGCACCAGAGTGGCATCAAGGCGACGCTGGCAATGCAGGGGCAAGGCATGCCACTATTACCCGACCTGCAAATACAGGTGCTGCATATCATTCAGGAGGCACTCTCCAACGTGCGCAAGCACGCCCACGCATCACAAGTCTGGCTCGATGTGCAGCAACTCCCCGCCTGGCGTTTTGAAGTACGTGACAACGGCATTGGCTTTGACCTGGGCGATGACCCCCTCGACGAAACACATGTGGGTCTGCGTATCATGTCGGAGCGCTCGCAGCGCATTGGTGCTGAACTTGATGTCATTTCTACGCCGTCGCATGGCAGCTCGGTCATTTTGACATTGCCGCTTCCTGCACACCCCATGGCCAAAGTCAAACCAGTGGCTTCGATTCAGGCTTGA